A genomic window from Tautonia rosea includes:
- a CDS encoding class I SAM-dependent methyltransferase: MSRPPTWRFPPGVNSALWEYVSSERLAREEADYFAEDPLTRVDEPILNEFFRDPCRLIDLGCGAGRLSLAFARRNFNVTAVDLSMSMLEVLGRSAAAEGLSIHRVRANLCRLEGLAETSFDAALCMYSTLGMIHGVQARRTALASARRVLRPGGVLVLHAHNLWLNFGDRQGRGWLLREMGRRILGTGTGDRRMTYRGIPGVSIHLYRWSELRNDLIRTGFRINKIVALNSVTAQPIRFPNVLQSIRAGGWIVFAD; encoded by the coding sequence ATGAGTCGGCCACCCACCTGGCGGTTTCCTCCCGGTGTGAACTCTGCTCTCTGGGAGTACGTGAGCTCTGAGCGATTAGCTCGGGAGGAAGCAGACTACTTCGCCGAAGATCCATTGACTCGAGTCGACGAGCCGATCCTCAACGAGTTCTTCCGCGACCCGTGCCGTCTGATCGACCTTGGATGTGGGGCAGGGCGTCTTTCCCTGGCCTTCGCCCGTCGAAACTTCAACGTCACTGCGGTCGATCTCTCAATGTCGATGCTTGAAGTCCTTGGACGATCGGCCGCGGCTGAAGGGCTCTCGATTCACCGGGTTCGTGCCAACCTGTGCCGGCTTGAAGGACTGGCTGAGACCTCCTTTGATGCGGCACTCTGCATGTATAGCACTCTCGGAATGATCCATGGAGTTCAGGCAAGACGAACTGCTCTGGCTTCGGCCCGCAGAGTTCTACGTCCAGGAGGGGTTCTGGTCTTGCACGCCCACAACCTTTGGCTCAACTTTGGAGATCGTCAGGGGCGAGGCTGGCTTCTGCGTGAGATGGGACGCCGTATCCTGGGAACGGGAACCGGAGACCGTCGGATGACCTACCGAGGGATCCCAGGAGTTTCAATCCATCTCTACCGATGGTCCGAACTGAGGAATGATCTCATTCGGACAGGATTTCGAATCAACAAAATCGTGGCGCTGAATTCCGTGACTGCTCAGCCCATTCGTTTTCCAAACGTCCTCCAGAGCATCCGAGCCGGAGGGTGGATCGTTTTCGCCGATTGA
- a CDS encoding glycoside hydrolase family 13 protein gives MTELEPITPDWVRDAIFYQIFPDRFAKSDRVPKPSGLKPWESPPTTHGYHGGDLLGVAENLDTLVDLGINAIYFTPIFQSASNHRYHTYDYFTVDPMLGGNTAFRELLDRAHDRGIRIVLDGVFNHASRGFFQFNDILENGRDSAYIDWFHIENFPLFAYDPEKPNNYKAWWGLSDLPKFRTETPAVRDYLLQVARYWIDFGIDGWRLDVPEEIDDDNFWKAFRHRVKDGNPDAYIVGEIWGDGSRWLQGDMFDGVMNYLFTKACLSFFIGESLDRAELAPEPLHNLRPTDATEFADAIAEIQSKYHKNVQMSLFNLLGSHDTARILTLAGGDRSAVRLATLFLMTYPGAPCVYYGDEIGMTGGHEPGSRGAFPWEASLWDHDLRNDYQTYIRLRHSYPSLRRGSFETILAEGSVYGYLRRFEAESVIVLLNTGAVGVSRELDLSNQCFDGVELHDVLASGDWRIEHGRLRGLELSPRSGRVLVNRGNR, from the coding sequence ATGACAGAACTTGAGCCAATCACACCCGACTGGGTTCGAGATGCCATCTTCTATCAGATCTTCCCCGATCGCTTTGCAAAATCGGATCGGGTTCCAAAACCGAGCGGCCTGAAACCCTGGGAGAGTCCCCCAACGACCCATGGCTATCACGGTGGAGATCTTCTCGGAGTCGCCGAGAACCTCGACACATTAGTTGATCTGGGGATCAACGCTATCTATTTCACACCAATCTTCCAGTCAGCCTCGAATCATCGTTACCATACGTACGATTACTTTACTGTTGACCCCATGTTAGGTGGAAATACAGCCTTCCGAGAACTACTTGACCGGGCGCACGATCGTGGCATCAGGATAGTACTCGACGGCGTCTTCAACCATGCCAGCAGGGGATTTTTTCAATTCAATGACATTCTCGAGAACGGCCGGGATTCTGCATATATTGACTGGTTTCACATCGAAAATTTCCCGCTCTTTGCCTATGATCCTGAAAAACCAAACAACTACAAGGCGTGGTGGGGATTATCCGATCTGCCAAAATTTCGAACCGAAACACCTGCCGTCCGTGATTACTTGCTTCAAGTTGCCCGCTATTGGATTGACTTTGGCATTGACGGATGGCGTCTCGACGTCCCGGAAGAGATCGATGACGATAACTTTTGGAAAGCCTTTCGACATCGGGTCAAAGACGGTAATCCCGATGCTTACATTGTGGGCGAAATTTGGGGAGACGGTTCTCGATGGCTTCAGGGAGACATGTTTGACGGCGTAATGAACTATCTTTTCACCAAGGCGTGTTTGTCTTTTTTCATTGGCGAATCCCTTGATCGCGCGGAACTCGCTCCTGAACCTCTTCATAATCTTCGTCCCACAGATGCAACGGAATTTGCAGACGCAATCGCAGAGATTCAATCAAAATACCACAAAAACGTTCAAATGTCTTTGTTTAACCTGCTTGGGAGTCATGACACGGCGAGAATCTTGACTCTGGCTGGGGGAGATCGTTCCGCAGTTCGGCTCGCAACGCTGTTCCTCATGACTTATCCTGGTGCCCCTTGCGTCTATTACGGTGACGAAATTGGGATGACTGGCGGGCACGAGCCTGGATCGCGAGGGGCCTTCCCCTGGGAAGCTTCGCTCTGGGATCACGACTTGAGAAATGATTATCAGACCTACATTCGCCTTCGGCATTCGTATCCCTCATTACGTCGGGGATCGTTTGAGACAATCCTGGCTGAGGGCTCGGTCTATGGTTATTTACGTAGGTTCGAGGCTGAATCGGTGATTGTCCTCCTGAATACCGGCGCCGTAGGTGTCTCTCGAGAACTCGATCTTTCCAATCAGTGTTTCGATGGTGTCGAACTGCACGATGTTCTCGCATCCGGTGACTGGCGCATTGAGCACGGACGATTGCGAGGGCTTGAACTCAGTCCGCGAAGCGGGCGCGTCCTGGTGAACAGAGGAAACCGATGA
- a CDS encoding SDR family NAD(P)-dependent oxidoreductase, protein MAVNPFDLTGKVAIVTGGNGGIGLGMARGLAQAGAQLALVGRNMEKTAAAADSLSKETGGQILPVTADVAQEAECERIASEVLTKYGRIDILFNNAGINIRKPPHELTLDEWREVIDVNLTSAFLLSKAVYPAMKAAGGGKIVNIGSMTSIFGSGFAPAYATSKGGIVQLTKSQALAWASENIQCNAILPGWFDTELTKKARVEITGLHERVLARIPTGRWASPDDMAGTAVWLASPASDYVTGIAIPVDGGYSAML, encoded by the coding sequence ATGGCGGTCAATCCGTTCGACCTGACCGGCAAAGTGGCGATTGTCACCGGAGGCAATGGCGGCATCGGGCTCGGAATGGCCCGAGGACTCGCTCAAGCCGGTGCTCAACTCGCCCTGGTCGGCCGCAACATGGAGAAGACCGCTGCGGCCGCTGATTCGCTCTCCAAGGAAACGGGTGGCCAGATTCTCCCGGTCACTGCCGATGTTGCTCAGGAAGCTGAATGTGAAAGGATTGCGAGCGAGGTGCTCACGAAGTACGGCCGCATCGACATTCTGTTCAATAATGCCGGGATCAACATTCGGAAGCCTCCCCACGAACTTACGCTCGACGAGTGGAGAGAGGTCATTGACGTCAATCTGACGAGCGCGTTTCTTCTCTCCAAGGCGGTCTATCCGGCAATGAAAGCCGCGGGAGGGGGGAAGATCGTCAATATCGGAAGCATGACTTCGATCTTCGGCTCAGGCTTCGCCCCCGCCTATGCGACCAGTAAGGGAGGCATTGTCCAACTCACCAAGAGCCAGGCACTGGCCTGGGCCTCGGAGAACATCCAGTGCAATGCAATCCTGCCCGGTTGGTTTGACACGGAATTGACCAAGAAGGCTCGGGTTGAAATCACGGGATTGCACGAGCGGGTCCTGGCTCGCATTCCGACAGGACGCTGGGCAAGCCCTGACGACATGGCCGGGACCGCCGTGTGGTTGGCGAGCCCGGCCAGTGATTACGTCACCGGAATTGCGATTCCCGTCGACGGCGGTTATTCCGCGATGCTGTAA
- a CDS encoding aminopeptidase — protein MPDPRWETLADTLIRYSTRLQPGESLLVECVDLDDDVLPRLIVQKAGRLGAIALVDLKRSRIVREMLRGATEPQLQCWAATESFRMDRMQAYIGLRGSDNVSELVDVPPDRMNLYNQHFMTPVHFERRIKNTRWCVLRMPGPAMAQLAGMSTEAFEDFYFEACNVDYPLLAKALKPLVQLMEDAREVRITGPDTDLRFSIEGIPVVPCAGEMNIPDGEVFTAPVKDSVEGFIRFNAPTIYQGSAFDGIRLEFRQGRICKATCEAGDEERLNRILQADDGASFIGEWSLGCNPKIQRPMRDILFDEKIAGSFHLTPGNAYDEADNGNRSKIHWDLVQIQTPEFGGGTVSFDGKPIRVDGRFVDDSLHALDPD, from the coding sequence ATGCCAGACCCGCGATGGGAAACGCTCGCTGATACCTTGATACGCTACTCAACCCGATTGCAACCGGGCGAATCCCTGCTGGTCGAATGTGTGGATCTCGATGACGACGTCTTGCCCCGCTTGATTGTCCAGAAGGCTGGGCGTCTTGGTGCAATTGCGTTGGTTGACCTGAAACGCTCAAGAATCGTTCGAGAAATGCTCCGGGGTGCCACCGAGCCGCAACTTCAGTGCTGGGCAGCAACCGAGTCTTTTCGCATGGATCGCATGCAAGCTTACATTGGCTTGCGAGGATCCGATAATGTGAGCGAACTCGTCGACGTTCCTCCCGATCGAATGAACCTCTACAACCAGCACTTTATGACGCCCGTGCACTTTGAGCGTCGCATCAAGAACACCCGATGGTGTGTCCTCCGGATGCCAGGCCCCGCAATGGCTCAGCTTGCTGGCATGAGTACCGAAGCATTCGAAGATTTCTATTTTGAAGCCTGTAATGTTGATTATCCCTTGCTGGCAAAAGCACTCAAACCGCTCGTCCAACTAATGGAAGACGCGAGGGAGGTGCGGATCACCGGGCCAGATACCGACCTTCGGTTCTCGATCGAGGGAATTCCTGTCGTACCCTGTGCAGGAGAGATGAATATTCCTGATGGAGAGGTCTTCACCGCTCCGGTGAAGGATTCTGTCGAAGGTTTCATTCGATTCAACGCACCAACCATTTATCAAGGCTCGGCCTTTGACGGGATTCGCCTCGAATTTCGGCAGGGAAGGATTTGCAAGGCGACCTGTGAAGCGGGAGACGAAGAGCGCTTGAACCGCATTCTTCAAGCCGATGACGGGGCGTCGTTTATCGGTGAGTGGTCACTGGGCTGTAATCCGAAGATCCAACGCCCGATGCGGGACATCCTCTTTGATGAAAAGATTGCCGGGAGTTTCCACCTGACGCCAGGGAACGCGTACGACGAGGCTGATAACGGTAACCGCTCGAAAATCCATTGGGATCTCGTGCAGATCCAGACCCCTGAGTTTGGAGGTGGCACCGTGTCGTTCGATGGGAAGCCGATCCGGGTCGACGGACGCTTCGTGGACGATAGCCTTCATGCCCTGGATCCAGACTGA
- the aspS gene encoding aspartate--tRNA ligase, translating into MLKRTHSCGELTAEHLGQEVVLNGWVNAYRDFGGVVFIDLRDRYGLTQVVFEPETGQSLQEAAQSLRNEWVIGVRGTVRRRLPGKENSKLKTGEIELQASSLEVFNATQTPPFELGGEANEELRLKYRFLDLRRPEMHRIVEIRHRLAQTMRRAMTDMGFWEVETPMLGRSTPEGARDFLVPSRVHPGHFYALPQSPQLYKQLLMVAGMDKYFQIARCFRDEDLRANRQPEFSQLDIEMSFVQFEDVLESMESLIRELALEFTGQALASPLPRLDYHDSMERFGTDRPDLRFGMEINDLGDLAAQTEFKVFRETVEHGRRVRGICAPGAAESHSRKDLDALTAFAGEYGAKGLVWLKVEAEQFTGPTAKFLPPEVQARMRERFDAKPGDLLLIVADTKEVTSASLAAIRHRLGRTLGLYDPGSFHYSWVVRFPLFSWDSEDGRFVAEHHPFTMPLPEDLHLLESEPLKVRAQAYDLVINGEEAAGGTIRCHDPVIQSTIFRHLGLSPEEAEEKFGFLLAALRYGAPPHGGIAFGFDRMVMLYAGLDNIRDVIAFPKTARGTDLMTGAPGSVEDQQLRELHIRTR; encoded by the coding sequence ATGCTCAAGCGGACCCATTCGTGCGGTGAATTGACGGCCGAACATCTCGGCCAGGAGGTCGTTCTCAACGGCTGGGTGAATGCCTATCGCGACTTCGGTGGGGTGGTGTTCATCGACCTGCGGGATCGTTACGGACTGACTCAGGTCGTCTTCGAACCTGAGACGGGTCAATCGCTCCAAGAGGCTGCCCAGTCGTTGCGTAATGAATGGGTCATCGGTGTTCGAGGAACGGTCCGTCGGCGTTTGCCTGGCAAGGAAAATTCGAAGCTCAAGACCGGCGAGATCGAATTGCAAGCCTCGTCTCTGGAAGTCTTCAACGCAACGCAAACCCCCCCCTTCGAGCTCGGAGGCGAGGCCAACGAAGAACTCCGCCTGAAGTACCGCTTCCTTGACCTACGGCGCCCGGAGATGCACCGCATTGTCGAGATTCGACACCGTCTGGCTCAGACCATGCGACGGGCGATGACCGACATGGGATTCTGGGAAGTGGAAACACCGATGCTCGGTCGAAGTACCCCCGAGGGTGCCCGAGACTTTCTCGTCCCGAGCCGCGTTCACCCTGGTCACTTCTACGCCTTGCCGCAAAGTCCGCAGTTGTACAAGCAATTGCTGATGGTTGCGGGCATGGACAAGTATTTTCAAATCGCTCGGTGCTTTCGGGATGAAGACCTTCGAGCCAACCGACAGCCGGAGTTCAGTCAACTTGACATCGAGATGTCGTTTGTTCAGTTCGAAGACGTGTTGGAATCCATGGAGAGTTTGATCCGCGAGCTTGCCCTCGAATTCACCGGGCAAGCGCTTGCCTCCCCACTGCCCCGACTGGACTACCACGACTCCATGGAGCGGTTCGGAACCGACCGGCCTGACCTTCGGTTCGGCATGGAGATCAACGATCTTGGCGATCTCGCTGCACAAACTGAGTTCAAGGTCTTCCGAGAGACCGTTGAACATGGGCGACGGGTTCGAGGAATCTGTGCTCCTGGTGCGGCCGAATCTCATAGTCGAAAAGATCTTGATGCTCTGACCGCGTTCGCTGGGGAATACGGCGCAAAGGGACTGGTCTGGTTAAAAGTCGAGGCCGAGCAATTTACTGGGCCAACGGCCAAGTTCTTGCCCCCCGAGGTTCAGGCCAGAATGCGAGAGCGTTTCGACGCGAAGCCCGGCGATCTCTTGCTCATCGTCGCCGATACCAAGGAGGTCACCTCGGCAAGCCTGGCGGCGATTCGGCATCGTCTCGGAAGAACTTTGGGGCTTTACGACCCCGGGTCCTTCCACTACTCGTGGGTTGTCCGGTTTCCGCTCTTTTCCTGGGATTCTGAGGATGGTCGCTTCGTGGCCGAGCATCATCCGTTTACGATGCCGTTGCCGGAGGACCTCCACCTTCTCGAATCCGAGCCATTGAAGGTCCGTGCTCAGGCGTACGACCTCGTGATCAACGGTGAAGAAGCGGCTGGAGGCACGATCCGGTGTCACGATCCGGTCATTCAATCGACGATCTTCCGCCACCTGGGCCTTTCTCCCGAGGAGGCTGAGGAGAAGTTCGGGTTCCTCCTGGCAGCACTCCGCTACGGAGCACCTCCGCACGGGGGGATTGCCTTTGGCTTTGATCGGATGGTGATGCTCTACGCGGGGCTCGACAACATCCGTGATGTCATCGCCTTCCCGAAGACGGCGAGAGGGACAGACCTGATGACGGGGGCTCCGGGCTCGGTCGAGGATCAGCAACTCCGTGAATTACATATCCGGACGAGATAA
- a CDS encoding NUDIX hydrolase, producing the protein MIEPWHVERSVVTYRDRWITLRSDDCRSPSGYPIAPYHVIELPTWLNIVALTQECQVVLVTEYRHGLREVLTSLPSGTVDPDDADVEAAARRELLEETGYGGGRFVCLGRHPANPANQNNEVVGFLAVGVDRLSEQKLDPSEEIAVSTEDFSEWLGKVCRMEARIQVSHVAAALMAARVVAEGHFTELNQLQTRLIRKRLLGSPYA; encoded by the coding sequence ATGATCGAGCCCTGGCATGTCGAACGCTCGGTCGTCACCTACCGCGATCGTTGGATCACCCTCAGGAGCGATGATTGTCGGTCACCGTCAGGGTACCCGATCGCCCCGTATCATGTCATTGAGTTGCCGACCTGGTTGAACATTGTCGCCTTGACGCAAGAATGCCAGGTCGTCCTCGTGACCGAGTATCGTCACGGACTGCGCGAGGTCTTGACCAGCTTGCCGAGTGGAACCGTCGACCCCGACGACGCCGACGTGGAGGCCGCCGCCCGTCGGGAATTGCTTGAGGAAACCGGTTACGGGGGCGGAAGGTTCGTCTGCCTCGGTCGCCACCCGGCGAACCCAGCGAATCAAAATAACGAAGTGGTTGGATTCCTGGCGGTCGGAGTCGATCGGCTCTCAGAGCAGAAGCTTGATCCTTCGGAGGAAATTGCGGTTTCTACCGAAGATTTTTCGGAATGGCTCGGGAAGGTCTGCCGGATGGAGGCTCGAATCCAGGTCTCTCACGTCGCGGCAGCGTTGATGGCCGCTCGAGTTGTTGCAGAAGGACACTTTACGGAGCTGAATCAGCTTCAAACACGGCTGATCCGAAAAAGATTGCTCGGTTCCCCTTACGCGTGA
- a CDS encoding alpha/beta hydrolase, whose amino-acid sequence MGKRILSTTILLLITSSPGLAAEPTEILLWPERAPGALGSEPSDQPTMIVYQADPSIATGAAMIICPGGGYGALAIDHEGHQVAQWLNSVGVTGVILKYRLGPRYRHPIPLTDAQRAIRTVRARADDWGIDSGRVGVLGFSAGGHLASTLGTHFDLGNPEAEDPIDRQSCRPDLMILGYPVVALATDYAHGGSRRNLLGENPPTDVLESLSNERRVTPETPPTFLVHTNEDEPVPAENSLLFVLALREAGVPVEFHLFEAGRHGLGLGGGLPDRGIGPDPAFSVWPGLCETWLKRRGFLDRK is encoded by the coding sequence ATGGGAAAACGCATCCTCTCCACCACAATCTTGCTCCTGATCACCTCATCCCCAGGTCTCGCGGCCGAGCCAACCGAGATTTTGCTCTGGCCTGAGAGAGCGCCTGGTGCGCTCGGTTCCGAGCCGAGCGACCAACCGACGATGATCGTATATCAGGCCGATCCCTCGATCGCAACCGGCGCAGCGATGATCATCTGTCCGGGAGGTGGATACGGGGCCCTCGCCATCGACCACGAGGGCCATCAAGTCGCGCAGTGGCTCAACTCAGTTGGGGTGACTGGTGTCATCCTCAAGTATCGACTTGGCCCTCGATACCGACACCCCATCCCCTTAACCGACGCTCAACGCGCCATTCGAACCGTTCGAGCCAGAGCCGATGATTGGGGCATTGATTCCGGTCGAGTGGGGGTGTTGGGCTTCTCGGCGGGAGGGCATCTCGCCTCGACGCTGGGAACCCACTTTGACCTTGGAAACCCCGAAGCGGAGGATCCGATCGATCGCCAAAGTTGCCGGCCGGATCTCATGATCCTTGGCTATCCGGTGGTCGCACTGGCCACCGATTACGCACACGGCGGTTCAAGGCGCAATCTGCTTGGCGAGAATCCGCCAACCGATGTCCTCGAATCTCTTTCGAACGAGCGCAGGGTGACCCCGGAGACGCCACCGACATTCCTCGTTCATACGAATGAGGATGAACCTGTGCCTGCCGAAAACAGTTTGCTGTTCGTGCTCGCCTTGCGAGAGGCTGGGGTTCCCGTGGAGTTCCACCTGTTCGAGGCGGGCCGTCATGGGCTCGGCCTCGGCGGCGGACTGCCCGATCGAGGGATTGGGCCCGACCCAGCTTTTTCGGTCTGGCCCGGGCTCTGCGAAACCTGGCTCAAGCGTCGAGGATTCCTCGATCGCAAGTGA
- the groL gene encoding chaperonin GroEL (60 kDa chaperone family; promotes refolding of misfolded polypeptides especially under stressful conditions; forms two stacked rings of heptamers to form a barrel-shaped 14mer; ends can be capped by GroES; misfolded proteins enter the barrel where they are refolded when GroES binds): protein MAKLLAYDEEARQKLASGVTKLAKAVRSTLGPRGRNAVIDKGWGSPTVTKDGVTVAEEIELTDAYENMGAQLVKEAASKTSDAAGDGTTTATVLAEAIFKEGLKALAAGADPMALKRGIDQAVQKVVEEVKARAKAVGGDKKQITEVATIAANNDRSIGERLADAFEKVGTDGVITVEEGKGFETEVDVVEGMQFDRGYLSPHFITDQDRMEVVLEDPYILIHEEKISTPRVLVPLLEQIARANKPLLLIAEDVESEALATLVVNKLRGILQVAAVKAPGYGDRRKAMLEDIATLTGGKAIFKDLGINLESVQLTDLGRAAKVILSGDHTTIVEGRGTAEAIKGRTELIKREISTTDSEYDREKLQERLAKLAGGVAKINVGAATETEMKERKALVEDALHATRAAIEEGVVPGGGTTLVRAAKILEDLKSGGDEDLGIQIVRRALEQPCRSIAENAGLDGSVVVNKIRRSSDPNFGYNAESGEWGDLFSFGVVDPAKVTRTALQNGASVAGLLLTTEAIIIEKKEKKPAGGDPHHDDHGMGGMGGMGGMGGMGMM from the coding sequence GTGGCGAAACTGTTGGCTTATGACGAAGAAGCACGCCAGAAACTGGCGAGTGGTGTTACAAAGCTGGCCAAGGCCGTGCGAAGTACACTCGGCCCCCGAGGCCGTAATGCGGTCATCGACAAGGGCTGGGGAAGCCCGACGGTGACCAAGGACGGCGTGACCGTTGCCGAGGAAATCGAGCTGACCGACGCCTATGAGAACATGGGTGCACAGCTCGTCAAGGAAGCCGCCAGCAAGACGTCCGACGCGGCCGGTGATGGAACCACCACCGCAACAGTGCTGGCCGAGGCCATCTTCAAGGAAGGGCTGAAAGCCCTGGCCGCCGGGGCTGACCCGATGGCCCTGAAGCGAGGGATCGATCAGGCCGTCCAGAAGGTTGTCGAAGAGGTCAAGGCTCGCGCCAAGGCCGTCGGCGGCGACAAAAAGCAAATCACTGAGGTTGCCACGATCGCTGCGAACAACGATCGCAGCATCGGCGAGCGATTGGCCGACGCCTTTGAGAAGGTCGGCACCGACGGTGTGATTACTGTCGAGGAGGGCAAGGGTTTCGAGACCGAAGTCGACGTGGTCGAGGGAATGCAGTTCGACCGCGGCTATCTCAGCCCTCACTTCATCACCGACCAGGATCGGATGGAGGTCGTCCTTGAAGACCCTTACATCCTGATCCACGAAGAGAAGATCAGCACGCCCCGAGTGCTCGTGCCCTTGCTGGAGCAGATTGCCCGAGCGAACAAGCCGTTGCTGCTGATTGCCGAGGATGTCGAGAGCGAGGCCTTGGCCACGCTGGTTGTCAATAAACTTCGAGGCATTCTCCAGGTGGCCGCCGTCAAGGCTCCCGGCTATGGGGATCGCCGTAAGGCGATGCTCGAAGACATTGCCACCCTCACTGGCGGCAAGGCGATCTTCAAGGATCTCGGGATCAATCTCGAAAGCGTGCAGTTGACCGATCTCGGTCGGGCTGCCAAGGTGATCCTCAGCGGCGATCACACGACGATCGTCGAAGGCCGCGGCACCGCCGAGGCCATCAAGGGACGCACCGAACTGATCAAGCGCGAAATCAGCACGACCGACTCGGAATACGACCGCGAGAAGCTGCAGGAACGCCTTGCGAAACTCGCTGGTGGCGTGGCCAAGATCAACGTCGGGGCCGCAACCGAGACCGAAATGAAGGAACGCAAGGCCCTCGTTGAGGACGCCTTGCACGCCACCCGCGCTGCCATCGAAGAAGGCGTCGTTCCTGGAGGCGGCACCACCCTGGTCCGCGCCGCCAAGATTCTCGAGGACCTGAAGTCTGGTGGAGACGAGGATCTCGGAATCCAGATCGTCCGCCGAGCCCTGGAGCAGCCTTGCCGATCAATCGCCGAGAACGCAGGTCTCGACGGCTCGGTGGTCGTGAATAAGATCCGACGCTCGAGCGATCCGAACTTTGGATACAACGCCGAGAGTGGTGAATGGGGTGACCTGTTCTCCTTCGGCGTCGTCGATCCGGCCAAGGTCACGCGAACGGCGCTCCAAAATGGCGCCTCGGTCGCTGGGCTCCTGCTCACGACCGAAGCGATCATCATCGAGAAGAAAGAGAAGAAGCCCGCCGGCGGCGACCCCCATCATGATGATCATGGCATGGGCGGCATGGGCGGCATGGGCGGCATGGGCGGCATGGGCATGATGTGA
- the groES gene encoding co-chaperone GroES, which yields MATTIRPLDDRIVIKEIEAEEKTSGGIVLPDTAREKPQRGRVVAVGPGKLLDNGNRAEIGLKEGDEVLFGKYAGTEIKVDGEEIKILRESDVLAKIVG from the coding sequence ATGGCGACGACCATTCGCCCCCTTGATGACCGCATTGTGATCAAAGAGATTGAGGCCGAGGAAAAGACCTCCGGCGGAATCGTGCTGCCCGATACGGCTCGGGAAAAGCCGCAGCGAGGGCGGGTCGTGGCGGTTGGCCCCGGCAAGCTCTTGGACAATGGCAATCGAGCCGAGATTGGCCTGAAGGAAGGTGACGAGGTCCTCTTCGGGAAATATGCCGGAACCGAAATCAAGGTCGATGGCGAAGAGATCAAGATCCTTCGCGAGTCCGACGTCCTCGCCAAGATCGTTGGATGA